One Luteolibacter yonseiensis genomic window carries:
- a CDS encoding AAA family ATPase, giving the protein MLRSSEALFSNLLLRCLVYDSDFFNAASQFLNLDAKIPTTTHNDFSNPVDGFIYAAMSEFSRASISKIPLPSNPVQWIEAIKPHLNSFLSKNPEFPRFFEQQAVELIASLVPPAHGDLSRAYDGLIDYIRDVRLKQAAALFSTMDPANKFTCIAAVSASVKIPSAIERWHCLTSLGDPEPLDTLIAGTLYVKTAAMLFGPPGSGKTFVALDIAAAVASGQSWNSLPTKKAGVLYYCLEGGGGVRNRVRALLRQGVLKLSDPFAFCTDSLDLRSPETCSKICDDTVLNSGEFKLPVELIVIDTLAAATAGGNECTSEDMGKALATIADVVKVTGATVLLLHHPGKDRNKGPRGWSGIVGNLDTIFEVERKETIRTFKIKKQKDGEDGKEMGFELTPVEWMVPGGRVTSCITTWLSQEEETKRTARDHAAHFETLFRERQNAKICTREIAKILGWTCTGSTRTNQVGALMSILTNMGWVSPAEAGPHGSRQWVITDKGRGHLASAFTKTAV; this is encoded by the coding sequence ATGTTGCGGTCTTCCGAAGCACTCTTTTCAAATCTACTTCTTCGATGCCTCGTCTATGATTCAGATTTTTTCAACGCCGCCTCCCAATTCTTGAACCTGGATGCCAAAATTCCGACGACGACACACAATGATTTTTCGAACCCCGTTGATGGCTTCATCTACGCTGCAATGTCAGAGTTCTCACGAGCCTCGATCAGCAAAATACCCTTGCCCAGCAACCCAGTCCAATGGATTGAGGCCATAAAACCGCATCTGAATTCGTTTTTATCGAAAAATCCCGAATTTCCGAGATTTTTCGAGCAACAAGCTGTCGAGCTCATAGCCAGCCTAGTCCCCCCCGCACACGGAGATTTGAGCCGTGCTTACGATGGGCTCATAGACTACATCCGGGACGTCCGTTTGAAGCAAGCAGCAGCGTTGTTCTCAACGATGGACCCTGCAAATAAATTCACCTGTATCGCTGCTGTTTCGGCCTCAGTCAAAATTCCATCCGCCATCGAGAGATGGCACTGCCTGACAAGCCTTGGGGATCCCGAACCTCTGGATACGCTAATAGCAGGGACACTTTATGTGAAAACGGCTGCCATGCTCTTCGGCCCCCCAGGAAGCGGCAAAACCTTTGTCGCTCTGGATATTGCCGCGGCAGTTGCTTCCGGGCAGTCATGGAACAGCCTCCCAACAAAAAAGGCCGGTGTGCTCTACTACTGCCTCGAAGGCGGAGGAGGAGTGAGAAATCGCGTCAGAGCACTTCTTCGGCAAGGAGTATTGAAGCTTTCCGATCCTTTCGCCTTCTGCACTGATTCCCTTGACCTACGTTCCCCGGAGACTTGTTCAAAGATTTGTGACGACACTGTCCTCAATAGCGGGGAATTCAAGCTCCCTGTCGAACTCATCGTCATCGACACGCTGGCGGCAGCGACGGCAGGCGGAAATGAATGCACGTCCGAAGACATGGGAAAAGCACTCGCTACGATCGCCGATGTGGTCAAGGTCACGGGGGCAACGGTTCTGCTCCTCCATCATCCTGGCAAAGACCGGAATAAAGGGCCAAGAGGCTGGTCGGGCATCGTCGGAAATCTTGACACCATCTTTGAGGTTGAAAGGAAAGAAACTATCCGCACCTTTAAGATCAAAAAGCAGAAAGATGGTGAGGACGGAAAGGAAATGGGGTTCGAGCTAACTCCTGTCGAGTGGATGGTTCCGGGCGGGCGAGTTACCTCCTGCATAACCACATGGCTGTCCCAGGAAGAGGAAACCAAGCGTACCGCGCGAGATCATGCAGCGCATTTCGAAACTCTATTCCGGGAAAGACAAAACGCCAAGATCTGCACCCGTGAAATCGCAAAAATCCTCGGATGGACATGTACGGGATCCACCCGGACAAACCAAGTCGGAGCGCTAATGTCGATTCTGACGAATATGGGATGGGTCTCACCAGCGGAAGCTGGTCCTCACGGCAGCCGCCAGTGGGTAATTACTGACAAAGGCCGGGGCCATCTTGCCTCAGCATTTACTAAAACCGCTGTTTAA
- a CDS encoding alpha/beta hydrolase — MPFFKDHNLITPGLFKIFTAVIPVLFLCNCILPVAAPLPKGVRLQRDVTYTPPSWPSPLTADIFHRPGSPPAPAVLLVHGGSWKAGGARWPMNGIARKLAARGYVVVNVSYRGAPSDHYSAPVHDLREAIRWMRRHADEYGIDPRHIATYGFSAGGHLAAQVALRDHNPENVEAIVAASAPFDLTIDPNMAAVPEFLGTTEVKNLQLFREASPVNHVNRSSPPIFIYQGTSDDLVKPEHAIRMRAAYRRAGMDPQIHWMPGRSHVDGFLLPGKKVDQAIDFLDGIMKQ, encoded by the coding sequence ATGCCCTTCTTTAAAGACCACAACCTGATCACTCCAGGTCTTTTCAAGATCTTCACGGCGGTCATTCCGGTGTTGTTCTTGTGCAACTGCATACTTCCGGTGGCGGCTCCCCTGCCCAAGGGCGTGAGGCTACAGAGAGACGTGACCTACACTCCCCCTTCCTGGCCATCACCTTTGACGGCGGACATCTTCCATCGTCCGGGCTCTCCTCCGGCTCCCGCCGTCCTGTTGGTCCACGGCGGCAGTTGGAAGGCTGGCGGAGCCCGCTGGCCGATGAATGGGATTGCCCGGAAACTGGCGGCTCGGGGGTATGTGGTGGTGAATGTCAGTTACCGCGGCGCGCCATCCGACCACTATTCGGCGCCTGTGCACGATCTGCGGGAGGCCATCCGCTGGATGCGGAGGCATGCGGATGAATATGGAATCGATCCTCGCCACATCGCCACCTACGGCTTCTCCGCAGGTGGACACCTTGCCGCACAGGTGGCGCTGAGGGATCACAATCCGGAAAACGTGGAGGCGATCGTCGCCGCAAGCGCGCCATTTGATCTCACAATCGATCCGAACATGGCCGCCGTGCCGGAGTTCCTTGGTACAACGGAGGTGAAAAACCTGCAGCTGTTCCGGGAAGCGTCCCCGGTGAACCATGTGAATCGATCGAGCCCGCCGATTTTCATTTACCAAGGAACCTCCGACGATTTGGTGAAACCGGAACACGCGATCCGCATGCGGGCGGCTTACCGCAGGGCTGGCATGGATCCGCAAATCCACTGGATGCCGGGACGTTCACATGTGGATGGATTCCTCCTGCCCGGAAAGAAGGTCGATCAAGCGATCGACTTTCTGGATGGCATCATGAAACAATGA
- a CDS encoding right-handed parallel beta-helix repeat-containing protein, giving the protein MTFRSIRFLFPAAIAAALASTHVAGARVVDVSDINGLIKACQEAQRGDEIIIAPGTYTLTERTRISIVKRPGPVTVRGGLGKAAETVIEGQGQDDESVNTLFDVTDSPGWTFQDFTTRDTFYHGFKFNGGSSGCSLRNVTMRNHGEAGVKGTSDPDSPAHPDHLVIENCDIGFTRSEGGTRGVVEGVDGVAVKGWIIRGCRFVNIQKNGGPAYAVFTKGNSMETVIENNRFENCFIGASFGGGGTGAAYFRDGDSAIEHRGGAIRKNVFIGCTDAAIYINKGADCDIEGNSMLDCVSHIQVRFPQSSARIAGNRVRSNSQEPLIRTRDGAVILSDELNVRE; this is encoded by the coding sequence GTGACTTTTCGTTCTATCCGCTTCCTGTTTCCTGCCGCAATCGCCGCTGCCTTGGCATCCACCCACGTTGCGGGAGCCAGAGTGGTCGATGTCTCCGACATCAACGGTCTGATCAAGGCCTGCCAAGAGGCTCAACGGGGCGATGAGATCATCATTGCCCCCGGCACTTACACCCTCACCGAACGGACTAGGATTTCCATTGTCAAACGTCCGGGGCCGGTGACAGTGCGGGGTGGCTTGGGAAAGGCTGCGGAAACGGTCATCGAAGGACAAGGACAGGACGATGAATCGGTGAACACCCTCTTCGACGTCACGGACTCGCCCGGATGGACATTCCAGGACTTCACGACGCGGGATACGTTTTACCACGGTTTCAAATTCAACGGTGGCTCGTCCGGGTGCTCCCTGCGGAACGTTACGATGAGGAACCACGGAGAAGCAGGGGTCAAGGGGACGAGCGATCCTGATTCCCCCGCCCATCCCGACCATCTCGTCATCGAAAACTGTGACATTGGCTTCACCCGCTCCGAAGGCGGCACCCGCGGTGTGGTGGAGGGCGTGGACGGCGTGGCAGTGAAGGGTTGGATCATCCGTGGGTGCCGGTTTGTCAACATCCAGAAGAATGGCGGTCCGGCCTACGCGGTGTTCACGAAGGGAAACTCTATGGAGACGGTCATCGAGAACAACCGCTTTGAAAACTGCTTCATTGGTGCGTCGTTCGGCGGCGGAGGTACAGGAGCAGCCTACTTTCGCGACGGAGATTCCGCCATCGAGCACCGGGGAGGCGCGATTCGAAAAAATGTCTTCATCGGCTGCACCGATGCCGCGATCTACATCAACAAAGGAGCGGACTGCGACATCGAGGGCAACTCCATGCTGGACTGTGTTTCCCATATTCAAGTCCGCTTTCCGCAAAGCAGCGCGCGCATCGCAGGCAATCGGGTGCGTTCAAACAGCCAGGAACCGCTGATACGTACCCGCGACGGAGCGGTCATCCTCAGCGACGAGCTCAACGTGCGCGAGTGA
- a CDS encoding Ku protein: protein MPRNIWKGAIAFGLVNIPVSLTSAESKPDIQFHMVDSKNHARIRYERVNADTGEEVPWDRLVKGYEHEDGQFILLSDEDLESVQPSLTKSIEITEFVSLEDIDPLLFDKPYYLEPEKRGRKAYALLREALRKTGKAGISRVVIRTREYLSAMFARDDALILMLLRFPQEIRETSKLELPSSSDSALKPTAKEMGLATKLIDEMTGKWDPDEYHDEYRGALMDFIEKKISGGETVDDVKQPDDDETDDSKGKVLDLADYLERSFKKGSSSRTASASQTKKAVKKAARKHVSKKAPAKKSRRSA, encoded by the coding sequence ATGCCGCGCAACATTTGGAAAGGTGCCATCGCCTTCGGGCTGGTCAACATCCCGGTATCGCTCACCAGTGCGGAATCGAAGCCGGACATTCAGTTCCACATGGTCGACAGCAAGAACCACGCCCGCATCCGATATGAGAGGGTGAATGCCGATACCGGAGAGGAAGTCCCGTGGGACCGGCTGGTGAAAGGCTATGAACATGAGGACGGGCAGTTCATCCTCCTCTCCGATGAGGACCTGGAATCGGTACAGCCGTCACTTACCAAGAGCATCGAGATCACCGAGTTCGTCTCGCTGGAAGACATCGACCCCCTGCTCTTTGACAAGCCCTACTATCTGGAACCGGAGAAACGCGGTCGGAAGGCGTATGCCCTGCTGAGGGAGGCCCTGCGGAAAACCGGCAAGGCCGGCATCTCCCGCGTCGTGATCCGAACCCGTGAGTATCTTTCCGCGATGTTCGCGAGGGATGACGCGCTCATCCTCATGCTCCTCCGCTTCCCTCAGGAGATCCGTGAGACCTCCAAACTTGAACTCCCGTCTTCCTCCGACAGCGCGTTGAAACCGACCGCGAAGGAGATGGGACTTGCAACAAAGCTGATCGACGAGATGACCGGCAAGTGGGATCCCGATGAATATCATGACGAATACCGCGGAGCGTTGATGGATTTCATCGAGAAGAAGATCTCCGGCGGAGAAACGGTGGACGACGTGAAACAGCCTGATGACGACGAAACCGACGATTCCAAAGGCAAGGTGCTCGATCTGGCGGACTATCTCGAACGCAGCTTCAAAAAAGGGTCGTCCTCGCGGACCGCATCCGCCTCGCAAACCAAAAAGGCAGTTAAGAAAGCCGCCAGGAAACATGTCAGCAAAAAAGCCCCAGCGAAAAAGAGCCGCCGTTCCGCTTGA
- a CDS encoding DUF2383 domain-containing protein translates to MSNTNQCTDVCNSLLRGEMSAVETYTQAIEKFDSDPYHAALIEIRGEHEHSASVLRQHLIEMGAEPSDSSGVWGSFAEAVEGTAKLLGESAALTALEQGEEHGINEYENALEDGEVMDEIKAEIRRTLLPRLTGHVSILRTLKNR, encoded by the coding sequence ATGTCAAACACCAATCAATGCACTGACGTTTGTAACAGTCTTCTGCGTGGAGAAATGTCCGCTGTGGAAACCTACACCCAGGCCATCGAAAAATTCGACAGTGATCCCTATCACGCCGCTCTGATCGAGATTCGCGGCGAGCACGAGCACAGTGCTTCCGTGCTGCGCCAGCACCTGATCGAGATGGGTGCGGAGCCTTCGGACTCCTCAGGGGTATGGGGTTCCTTCGCGGAGGCTGTCGAGGGCACGGCAAAATTGCTCGGCGAATCGGCGGCACTTACGGCCCTGGAGCAGGGCGAGGAGCATGGGATCAACGAATATGAAAATGCGCTGGAAGACGGGGAAGTGATGGACGAGATCAAGGCCGAAATCCGGCGCACCCTTCTTCCCCGTCTCACGGGTCACGTGAGCATCCTGCGCACCCTGAAAAACCGCTGA
- a CDS encoding exopolysaccharide biosynthesis protein: MIIGVGSIRSSKRESCRSYAGVHLTTSLLRQCITHERDAQSHLDRGCHARFVRHCVRDLRRSHFKLRSVIDLPYHHLPLATMPRQSPPKSLEEMLDRFEECARDEERVSVEKLMDAVGRRSFGPLILFAGIVLSAPGVGDIPGVSTLIGIYVLLVAGQLICGRDNFWLPRWLLDRSAKSGTVKKAASNKWTRKLSKLVDKIVTERLAVLVGNRGTRAVAVSCCVLAFATPLTEVVPFSGTGVGVSICIFGIAMVAQDGLMVILGFAVTIATLVAAIAVAG; the protein is encoded by the coding sequence ATGATCATTGGAGTCGGCTCAATCCGAAGTTCCAAAAGGGAAAGTTGTCGGTCCTATGCCGGGGTGCATCTAACAACATCACTTCTTCGCCAATGCATTACGCATGAAAGGGATGCACAATCCCATCTTGATCGCGGATGCCATGCCCGATTCGTGCGACATTGCGTCCGGGACTTGAGACGATCTCATTTTAAGCTACGGTCCGTAATTGATCTCCCATATCACCATCTGCCTCTAGCCACAATGCCCCGCCAATCGCCTCCCAAAAGCCTTGAAGAAATGTTGGACCGCTTCGAAGAGTGCGCGAGGGATGAAGAAAGGGTGTCCGTGGAAAAACTGATGGATGCCGTGGGTCGGCGATCATTCGGACCATTGATTCTATTTGCCGGGATTGTTTTATCCGCGCCCGGGGTGGGGGACATCCCGGGAGTATCCACATTGATCGGAATATATGTCCTGCTGGTCGCCGGACAGCTGATATGCGGGCGGGATAATTTCTGGCTGCCGCGATGGTTGCTGGACCGTTCGGCCAAGAGCGGGACGGTAAAAAAAGCAGCGTCCAACAAATGGACGCGGAAGCTGTCCAAGCTCGTCGACAAGATCGTCACGGAAAGACTGGCCGTTCTCGTGGGGAACCGGGGAACTCGGGCGGTGGCGGTCTCATGTTGCGTCCTTGCGTTCGCCACCCCACTGACAGAGGTAGTACCCTTCAGCGGAACCGGTGTGGGAGTTTCCATCTGTATCTTCGGAATCGCCATGGTGGCGCAGGATGGGCTGATGGTGATTCTCGGGTTCGCCGTCACCATCGCCACACTGGTTGCCGCCATCGCCGTGGCGGGATGA